GGTGGAAACCTGCGCGTCGACGGGCGGCGTCCTGATGCCGCCGGTGATGGGGACGACCGCCTTCATCATGGCCAACTTCCTGGGGGTTCCGTATGCGGACGTGGCGATTGCCGCGGTTCTCCCGTCGCTGCTCTTCTATTACGGACTGTTCGTGCAGATCGACACGCGGGCGGCCCGCGAAGGAATCAAGGGCCTGCCCAGGGCGGAATTGCCGTCGCTGAAGCAGACCCTGAGGGAGGGGTGGTACTATCTGTTTGCCTTCGCCCTTCTCATCTTCATGCTTCTCGTCCTCAAAAGAGAGGTTCTAGCACCCTACTATACGACACCATTGCTGCTTCTGATCAACCAGATCGTTCCGACGGATACGCGCTGGAAGTGGCGGAACCTGCTGCGGTTCATCGACGCCCTGGGGCAAATGTTCACCGAACTGGTCGCCATCCTGGCGGGGGTTGGGCTCATCATCGGCGCCCTGTCGGTGACCGGCCTCGCGGGAACCCTGGTCAACGATCTGTTGTCGATTGCCGGCGGTTCTCCATTCCTGCTCCTGGTGATGGGAGCGGTGGCCAGCTTCATCCTGGGCGTCGGCATGACATGTACTGCCGCCTATGTGTTTTTGGCGATTCTGCTCGTCCCCGCGTTGACCCAGGTTGGCATCAACCCGATGGCCTCGCACCTGTTTATCCTGTACTGGGGAATGCTTTCCTTCATCACGCCGCCGGTCGCCCTGGGAGCCTTCGCCGCCGCCTCGATCGCCAAGGCGCATCCGATGCGCACTGGATTCGAGGCCATGCGGTTGGGCAGCATCATCTACTTCATCCCGTTCTTCTTCGTCTTCGATCCGGCCTTCATCCTGCAGGGAGCGTGGTCGGACATGCTCGTTGTGTTCGGGTTTGCCCTGCTGGGAACCTTCTTCCTGGCCGGCGGGCTGCAAGGCTACGTCCAGGGCGTGGGGAATATCTTCATGGGCCGCCGCTACGAATGGCCCGCCCGCGTTGCGATCATGGCCGGGGGAATCGCCCTGGCGTCGCCAGGCCATGGGGCGTTCCCATGGACCAAGGTCGAGATGGTGATCTTCGCCTGCATCCTTCTCGTTCCCGTGTTGGGGCTGGCGTCGCTGGCCAATCGCCGAGGCAAGGCCATGCCCGAGGGCAGGCTTGCCTGACCGAAGCATGGAAATGTCCGAGAGAGGGGACGCGCAGGTTGTCTTCCTGGGAACGATGGGCCTTCCGGAGGGTGAAATCCGGGACCTGGCCGCCGGTATCCTGGGGACTGGCTTTTCCCTGCGCTTCCCCGCCTTGGTATCCGTCGAACCCGAGGCGATCATCGCCCAGGCCCACGATGCCGACGCGATCATCATGTCCAACCTGCCTTTCCCCGGTTCGGTCGTCCGGGGGTGTCCCCGTCTGCGGCTACTGAGTCTGGCGTTCACCGGGACCGATCGGATCGACTTGGCCGCCTGTCAGGCGGCGGGGGTCGCGGTCTGCAACACGCCCGACTATTCGACCACGGCGGTAGCAGAGTTCACCTTGGGGCTTCTCCTGGCCGTCCTCCGGCACCTCCCCGAGGCCTTGGTCGCGGCCCGTAACGGCCGTACCTGGGAGGGGTTGGCCGGCGGCGAACTGGCTGGACGCACGGTGGGCCTCGTCGGAACCGGGCACATCGGACTGCACATGGCCCGGCTGCTGAAAGGGTTCGGCTGTTCCCTCCTCGGCTATGCCCGGCGTCCGTCCGAGGAAGGAGAGTCCCTCGGCATCTTCTATACGGGGCTTGACGATCTGCTGGTCCGCAGCGACGTGGTTTCGCTGCACCTGCCGTTGACCGACCAGACGAGCCATCTCATCGACCAATGGCGGCTCGCCCTGATGAAGCCCTCGGCCATTCTGGTCAACACCGCCCGCGGCGGGCTGGTCGACAACGGGGCGCTGGCGGACGCCCTGCGCGAGGGGCGTCTCGCCGGGGCGGGTTTGGACACCGTGGACGTCCGGCCGCCATTGCCCCGCAACCACCCCCTCCTGGCCATCCCGAATGCCCTGGTGACGCCGCACATGGCCTTCGCCACCCGCGAGGCCTTCGCCCGGCGTAGCCGTATCGCCCTTGAAAACGTCGCGGCTTGGCGGCGGGGCCAACTCCAGAATGTGGTCGCCCAGCCCTGAACGGGGAGGGGCTGTCACGCACCATTATGAGCACGAGGAAAGCCCGTACATGGAAACCATGAAAGCAGTTATCGCCCGCGCGCCGGGCGGCCCGGAGGTCCTGGAAATCGTCGATTGCCCGATCCCGTCGATCGGCCCGTCCGATGTGCTGGTCCGAACCCGGGCGATCGGCGTGAACCGGCCCGACATCCGTCAGCGTCAGGGGCTCTATCCGCCGCCGCCGGGCGTGACCGATATCCTCGGCCTCGACCTGGCGGGAACGGTGGCTGCGGTGGGCGTCGGCGTCACCCGATGGAAGGTCGGCGATTTGGTCTGCGCCCTGGTCGCCGGCGGCGCCTATGCCGAGTACTGTGCCGTTCCCGAGCCGCAATGCCTGCCGATTCCGATCGGCCTGGGCATGGAGGAGGCGGCGTCATTGCCTGAGGTGTTCTTCACGGCCTGGACCAACGTCTTCGATCGGGGGCGGCTTGGGGACAGCGAGGTCCTGCTGGTGCAGGGCGGTACCAGTGGTGTCGGGCTGGCGGCGATCCAGATGGCCAAGGTTCTGCGCAACGCAGTCGTTGCGGCCACCGTGAGCAGCGACGAAAAGGCAGCCTTCTGCCGCGACTATGGCGCCGACCACGTGTTCGACTACAGGACGGAGGACTGGCGTTCCGGCCTGCGGGCGGCGACCGGTGGGGCCGACGTCATCCTCGACGCGCAGGCCGGGGATTATTTGCAGGATGAGCTGAGTCTTCTGCGTGTCGAGGGTCGGCTCGTCCTGATCGCCACGCATCGCGGCAAGAAGGTCGAGGTCGACGTCGATGACCTGTTCCGCCGCCGCCTGACGTTGACGGGGTCCACCCTGCGCCCGCGCACGCCCGAGCAGAAGGGCCTGATCGCCCGCTCCCTCGAAACCTGCGTGTGGCCGAAGCTGGCCTCCCGGGAGATCCGGACCTTCGTCCAGTCGGTGTTCGATTTCGCGGACGTCGGAAAGGCGCACAACGTTCTCGACGCGAACCGGCAGATCGGCAAGATCGTTCTCCGCATGCCGGACGCCTGAACTGCGAGGCGTCCTCGGGACGATTTGGGTTTAGGCTTCGGACCCGGAATCGTCGATGTTCGAAGCCGCGTGCAGCATCCTTATCGATTCCTCGATGCCTCTTGCCGCGGACTGGAGCGGTTCGAGGAAGATTTCGATGGCCTTGGCGCGCGGGACCGCCGATCTGAAGAACGTCATGCAGATGGTGGCGAGAACTCGCTGCTTCCAGAAGATGGGCACGGCGATCGTCCCCGAAGACTGGGGATGAACGGTCGTGTCGCGTTCGGCGAAACCCTGTTGGCGGACGGTGCGGATCATCATGCTCAGTTGGCGCGGATTCCTGGCCGGCGCATCCTCGGGATCGTCGGATTGAGCCAGGATGTCGATCAGCAACTCCCTTTCGGCGCCCGGGCAGAACGCCAGATAGGCCCGCCCCAGGGCCCGTGAAACCAGGCTGAGGCGCATGTTGATGGTGGCATGGAACGGCGAAATCGGGCTCTCGGCGACCGTGCTGAAACGGACCTTGACGGCATCCCGGTCGAGCACCGCGACGCCGACCGGCCAGAGGAAGCGCTGGGTCAACTGGACGGCCCAGGCCCGCGCCGCCTCCACCGCGATGACGTCGCCGTGGAATCCGGCGCTCAGCGAAGAGACCAGGGACGTCACCTGATATCCGCCATGATGCGGATCATTCGAGACGAATCCGGCATCGACCAAGGTCTCCAGAAGACGCACGATGGTGGGCTTGGGCAGCCCGGTGACCTCGTAGATCTGGTGAACCGTCATGACCGGCCGGCGGTTGAGTTCCTGCAGGAGCATCAACGCCCGCGTGACGGCGCGGACCGGAGGATAAGACGGCATGGACGGGGTGCCCGATCAGCTATGGCATCGGATTGAACAGAATTCGCGCTCTGACGGCAACCGGTAAATGCTCCAGGTGTGGCCGGGCGGCCGGAGGCCACGCTTCAGCGTTTCGCAAGGCGGAATGCTTTTAAGACTGATTTGCGATCGATGTACGGCCGGACCTACGCTTCCCCTCGTCGTTGAAGAGACAGGCAATTGACGAAAGGAAGGAAGCAGCCATGGCTGATACGGCTTCGACGTTGACGGAATCCCCGGTCGAGATTACGGACGCGCTCATCGACGCGTTGCTGGTCGGGGCGATCGATCTCCATTGCCACAGCGGGCCGTCGGTCATGCCGCGCCGCATCGATCATATCGCGGCGATGGAAGAGGCTGCCGCGAACCGCCTGAAGGCAGTGCTTTTCAAGGATCATTACTATTCGGTGACTCCTGTCGCCGAACTGCTCAAAGCCCATTATGCCCACCTCGACATTATGCTGCTGTCCGGAGTCCCCCTCAACAACACCTCGGGCGGCCTCAATCCCTATGCGGTCGACCATGGGCTCAAGTTGGGCGCGCGGGTGGTCTGGATGCCGACCTTCTCGGCGGCCAATCACATCCGGCACGGACATCGGCACGTTCTGCTGCCGACCAAGGAGGCCATGCTGCCGCCGACGGCTCTCAGCGTGGTCGACGAGAAGGGCAGGCTGAAGGACGAGGTGAAGGAAATCCTCGATGTGATCGCCGCCCACGATGCCGTCCTGTCGGCCGGTCATTTGCACATCAGCGAGATCTGGCCGTTGTTCGACGAGGCCACGCGTCGGGGCGTCAAGCGATTACTGGTCAACCATCCGTCGTTCGTGATCGATGCCAGTCTGTCGGACATGGCCGAACTCGCCAGGATGGGGGCGTTTCTCGAACATTCAGTCTGCATGTTCGTCGAGGGGAGCCGCTTCAAGAAGTTTAGTCCAGAGCAGTTGCGAGGTCTGATCGATGCCGCCGGGGTCGACCGGACGATCCTCGGTTCCGACCTCGGCCAAGTCAGCAATCCGACGCCAGTCGAGGGGTTCCGGCTGGTCATCCGCCTCTGTCTCGAGATGGGCTACGCGCCGGCCGACGTCCGTCGGATGATCGGCCTCAATGCCTGCCGCCTGATGGGACTCGATCCCGCTTCGTAACCCACGCCTCCCCTCTCCCAATTCCTGGCCCCGCATCCAATCGACGGTAGGGTCATTTTCCGAACCGCTCTCCGCATTTCGTCTGACGAAATGCGGAGACGGAGCGTTTGCCAGCACTTTTGACGTCTGGCTACGATTTACCTGCGCCCCCGGGAAGAGGGCGCGTCGGCCTTTTTCTCCAGAACAATCAAAATAAAAGGAATTCGATCATGTCCGAACCGTCCCTGCGCCAGCGGCTTCTGAGCCACGAGTTTCTCCTCGGCCTTTTCGTCAAGACGCCGGCTCATGAGGTGATCGAGGTCCTGGCCCTGTCGGGCATCGATTTCGTTTGCCTCGACTCCGAACATGCGGCGTTCGACCGGGCTCGCCTGGATCTCTGCCTCGCCATGGCCAAGGCGATCGGCCTGCCCAGTCTGGTCCGGGTCTCCCATGCCGCAGCCGCCCCCATTCTGCAGGCTCTCGATGCCGGTGCGGCCGGCGTGGTCGTTCCCCACGTCGATTCCGTGGAAAAGGCACATCAGGTGGCCCGCTGGGCCCATTACGGGATCGGCGGGCGGGGTTACGCCGGGACCACCCGCATGGGCGGCTTCGGCACGCGGCCGCGCACCGAGGTCCTGGATTTCAATCGGACCCAAAATATCGTCATCGCGCAGATTGAGGATCCCTCCGGGGTCGACGCTGTCGACGAGATCGCCGCGGTCGACGGCATCGACGCACTGTTCATCGGCAAGGCGGACCTTACCGTCGGTTACGGCGCGGCCGACCAGAACGCCGAGGTGGTCGAGCAGGCCTACGACAAGATCGTCGCCGCCGGCCGCAAGGCCGGAAAGCCGGTGGCCGGGGTCATCGGTGGCGTCAAGGCCGCAGCCAGCGTGCGCGAACGCGGCATTTCCATGGGGTTCGTCGGCACCGATCACAGTCTGATCCTCAACGGCGCCAAGGCGATCGCCGCCCTCAAGCAATCCTGACGGTCCCTCACCGTACGGGGGGGAGGGCGGTGGCCCTTCCTTCCCGGTCTCCGGCGAGGATCGACCGAGAAAACAAGACCAAGAGGAAACGATGGAAAAACTGATCATCACGGTGGCGCCGGTCGGGTCCGTGCCGCGCAAGAAAGACACGCCCCACATCCCCATCACCACCCAGGAAATCATCGACGACGCCTTGCGTTGCGAGGACGCGGGGGCCGCGCTGGTCCACATCCACGTGCGGGATGCCGAGGAACGCTCGAGCGACGATCCCAAGCTTTTTGCCGAGGTCGTCGAGACGCTTCGGGAACGCAGTCGGCTGATCATCCAGATCTCCACCGGCGGGCGGGCCGGCACCAACCTGGACAGCCGTGCGCAGCGGCTCGACTGCAAGCCGGAAATGGCCTCGTTGACGACCGGAACGGTGAACTTCCCCGATTTCGTGTTCATGAATCCGCTCGACGTCATCGAAGGACTCGCCGCAAAGATGCAGCGACTCGCCGTCAAGCCGGAGATGGAGATCTTCGACGTCGCGATGATCCAGAACGCGATCAACCTGTACAACAAGGGCCTCGTCGCCGGTCCCATGCACTTCGATTTCGTGATGGGCATTCCCGGCGCTATCCCGGCCAGCGTCGACCACATGGTGCACATGCTGCGCTGTCTGCCGCCCGGCAGCACCTGGACGGCCTCGGGCATCGGACGGGCGCAGCTTCCGGTCAACACCCACGCCATCCTCATGGGCGGCCACGTTCGCGTCGGTCTGGAGGACAACATCTACTACCGCAAGGGGGTACTCGCCACCAACGCGCAGTTGGTCGAACGCATGGTCAAGTTCGCCACCGAATTCGGGCGCGAAGTGGCGACACCCGACGAGGCTCGGGTGATGCTGGGCCTGCCTTCGAGATAGGGCTGCGGTTTCGGCAATCCGCCCCGGAGGCGGGGCGGCGACAAGATTGAACGATGGAAAAGGAGTTGGGAAAGTTCATGTCGGACAACAATGAATTGGTGCGGCAACGCAGCGTCGTCGAGTTTGACCAAGCGAAGCCGGAGCGACGCCAATCGACCGATCACTGGTACGCGCGCGGCCAGAATTTCGTCGTCGAGTGGGTCGACGGCCGGAGCGACGGGGCGACCTTCCAGGTCACGACCGCCGAGGAGGCCTTTCTTCTGCTGCCGTCCGCCGGTGCGACGGTGAAGGGGGCCGCCGGCGCCGTCACGGCAGGCTCGCGGACCGTGTGCATCCTGCCGCCCGGTGAGTTCCAGGTGATACTGGACAAGGCCGAGCCCTGCGCCTGCCTCTATTCCGATCCGGCGAAGCTGACCATGCCGGGCATCATCAACGCGAGCGCCTACAATCCGCCGGACCCGCGCGTCGCCCCGGTCACCCCGAAGTTCAAACGGGTCGACCGCAGCACGACGGTGAAGGTCATCGAGATCGACAAGATCACGACCCAGGGCAAGAACTCGGCGATGAAGGTGCTCCAGAACGCGACCATGAGCATGAGTTGGGTGAATCGCGAAGGACCGCGCGACCGGACCAGCCTAAGCCCTCACGTTCATCAGGACTTCGAGCAGGGCTCGCTGGCCATCTTCGGCCGGTTCATCCACCACCTGCGCGTCGATTGGGGCAAGAACGCCGATCTGTGGCGGGAGGATGAGCACGTCCAGGTTCCCGACCGCTCGCTCCTGGTGGTGCCGCCCGGATTGATCCATACGACCCAGGGAAATGGAGAGGGCGCCCACCTGCTGATCGACATCTTCTCACCGGCCCGCGTCGACTTCATCGCCAAGGGCTTCGTCGCCAATGCGGCGGATTACGTGGCCGAGTAATCGCATGTGACAAGGTCGGGCGGCGGCGAGGGAACGCTGACGTCCGACCGCCGAGCGGACAGGCGCGGATCAACAGCGCCGGGGGGCTTCGGCAAAGGGTCGTGTGGATCAATCGCCCAACGTCGGCGGCCCGCGCCGAAGCGCCCTAATCCAAAAAGACAACTGCGTGATCAAGGCGCGATCAAGGAAGGAAAATCCAATGAGTGTGCTTGCGGAGGGTTGCGGACCTTTGTTTCAGGTTCCGGACCCGGACGGGCTTCGGGCGTTCTTCGCTGCTAAGGACCGCTCGATGATCGACAAGCGGGTGACCGCGAAGGAGGCCGTGGAACGCTTCATCCCGGATGGATGCTATCTCGCGGTCGGTGGCTTCGGAACCAACCGCATCCCAACCGAGGTGCTGCACGAGATCCTGCGGGCCCGGCGCAGGGACCTGGGGTT
Above is a genomic segment from Shumkonia mesophila containing:
- a CDS encoding TRAP transporter permease, coding for MDRVNEKAEADGTRLRSLSNGWRALFRIATVGVVLLAVNQAFNFNFFVGYALIETRYLYALLGFILPMIFLFYPHREGARRDQIPWFDFVLAAASVAAVVYFIIHAVTILDLGWEMGAPMDATIIGAVLWLLVIEAARRSGGFSLAVIVAVFSLYPVYAGQLPGPIAGFSSGIDVTAAYHAMSGESILGIPLNTFGQLVIGFLIFGAALQHTGAGKFFLNFAFAILGQVRGGPAKVAIFASGLMGSMSGSVITNVITTGTMTIPAMRRIGLTPAFAGGVETCASTGGVLMPPVMGTTAFIMANFLGVPYADVAIAAVLPSLLFYYGLFVQIDTRAAREGIKGLPRAELPSLKQTLREGWYYLFAFALLIFMLLVLKREVLAPYYTTPLLLLINQIVPTDTRWKWRNLLRFIDALGQMFTELVAILAGVGLIIGALSVTGLAGTLVNDLLSIAGGSPFLLLVMGAVASFILGVGMTCTAAYVFLAILLVPALTQVGINPMASHLFILYWGMLSFITPPVALGAFAAASIAKAHPMRTGFEAMRLGSIIYFIPFFFVFDPAFILQGAWSDMLVVFGFALLGTFFLAGGLQGYVQGVGNIFMGRRYEWPARVAIMAGGIALASPGHGAFPWTKVEMVIFACILLVPVLGLASLANRRGKAMPEGRLA
- a CDS encoding NAD(P)-dependent oxidoreductase → MSERGDAQVVFLGTMGLPEGEIRDLAAGILGTGFSLRFPALVSVEPEAIIAQAHDADAIIMSNLPFPGSVVRGCPRLRLLSLAFTGTDRIDLAACQAAGVAVCNTPDYSTTAVAEFTLGLLLAVLRHLPEALVAARNGRTWEGLAGGELAGRTVGLVGTGHIGLHMARLLKGFGCSLLGYARRPSEEGESLGIFYTGLDDLLVRSDVVSLHLPLTDQTSHLIDQWRLALMKPSAILVNTARGGLVDNGALADALREGRLAGAGLDTVDVRPPLPRNHPLLAIPNALVTPHMAFATREAFARRSRIALENVAAWRRGQLQNVVAQP
- a CDS encoding NAD(P)H-quinone oxidoreductase; its protein translation is METMKAVIARAPGGPEVLEIVDCPIPSIGPSDVLVRTRAIGVNRPDIRQRQGLYPPPPGVTDILGLDLAGTVAAVGVGVTRWKVGDLVCALVAGGAYAEYCAVPEPQCLPIPIGLGMEEAASLPEVFFTAWTNVFDRGRLGDSEVLLVQGGTSGVGLAAIQMAKVLRNAVVAATVSSDEKAAFCRDYGADHVFDYRTEDWRSGLRAATGGADVILDAQAGDYLQDELSLLRVEGRLVLIATHRGKKVEVDVDDLFRRRLTLTGSTLRPRTPEQKGLIARSLETCVWPKLASREIRTFVQSVFDFADVGKAHNVLDANRQIGKIVLRMPDA
- a CDS encoding DNA-binding transcriptional regulator; this encodes MPSYPPVRAVTRALMLLQELNRRPVMTVHQIYEVTGLPKPTIVRLLETLVDAGFVSNDPHHGGYQVTSLVSSLSAGFHGDVIAVEAARAWAVQLTQRFLWPVGVAVLDRDAVKVRFSTVAESPISPFHATINMRLSLVSRALGRAYLAFCPGAERELLIDILAQSDDPEDAPARNPRQLSMMIRTVRQQGFAERDTTVHPQSSGTIAVPIFWKQRVLATICMTFFRSAVPRAKAIEIFLEPLQSAARGIEESIRMLHAASNIDDSGSEA
- a CDS encoding DUF6282 family protein, producing the protein MADTASTLTESPVEITDALIDALLVGAIDLHCHSGPSVMPRRIDHIAAMEEAAANRLKAVLFKDHYYSVTPVAELLKAHYAHLDIMLLSGVPLNNTSGGLNPYAVDHGLKLGARVVWMPTFSAANHIRHGHRHVLLPTKEAMLPPTALSVVDEKGRLKDEVKEILDVIAAHDAVLSAGHLHISEIWPLFDEATRRGVKRLLVNHPSFVIDASLSDMAELARMGAFLEHSVCMFVEGSRFKKFSPEQLRGLIDAAGVDRTILGSDLGQVSNPTPVEGFRLVIRLCLEMGYAPADVRRMIGLNACRLMGLDPAS
- a CDS encoding HpcH/HpaI aldolase family protein encodes the protein MSEPSLRQRLLSHEFLLGLFVKTPAHEVIEVLALSGIDFVCLDSEHAAFDRARLDLCLAMAKAIGLPSLVRVSHAAAAPILQALDAGAAGVVVPHVDSVEKAHQVARWAHYGIGGRGYAGTTRMGGFGTRPRTEVLDFNRTQNIVIAQIEDPSGVDAVDEIAAVDGIDALFIGKADLTVGYGAADQNAEVVEQAYDKIVAAGRKAGKPVAGVIGGVKAAASVRERGISMGFVGTDHSLILNGAKAIAALKQS
- a CDS encoding BKACE family enzyme; its protein translation is MEKLIITVAPVGSVPRKKDTPHIPITTQEIIDDALRCEDAGAALVHIHVRDAEERSSDDPKLFAEVVETLRERSRLIIQISTGGRAGTNLDSRAQRLDCKPEMASLTTGTVNFPDFVFMNPLDVIEGLAAKMQRLAVKPEMEIFDVAMIQNAINLYNKGLVAGPMHFDFVMGIPGAIPASVDHMVHMLRCLPPGSTWTASGIGRAQLPVNTHAILMGGHVRVGLEDNIYYRKGVLATNAQLVERMVKFATEFGREVATPDEARVMLGLPSR
- a CDS encoding cupin domain-containing protein, with the translated sequence MSDNNELVRQRSVVEFDQAKPERRQSTDHWYARGQNFVVEWVDGRSDGATFQVTTAEEAFLLLPSAGATVKGAAGAVTAGSRTVCILPPGEFQVILDKAEPCACLYSDPAKLTMPGIINASAYNPPDPRVAPVTPKFKRVDRSTTVKVIEIDKITTQGKNSAMKVLQNATMSMSWVNREGPRDRTSLSPHVHQDFEQGSLAIFGRFIHHLRVDWGKNADLWREDEHVQVPDRSLLVVPPGLIHTTQGNGEGAHLLIDIFSPARVDFIAKGFVANAADYVAE